A window from Ovis canadensis isolate MfBH-ARS-UI-01 breed Bighorn chromosome 4, ARS-UI_OviCan_v2, whole genome shotgun sequence encodes these proteins:
- the ASNS gene encoding asparagine synthetase [glutamine-hydrolyzing] isoform X2, with amino-acid sequence MCGIWALFGSDDCLSVQCLSAMKIAHRGPDAFRFENVNGYTNCCFGFHRLAVVDQLFGMQPIRVKKYPYLWLCYNGEIYNHKKLQHHFEFEYQTKVDGEIILHLYDKGGIEQTVCMLDGVFAFILLDTANKKVFLGRDTYGVRPLFKAMTEDGFLAVCSEAKGLVNLKHSMTPFLKVEPFSPGHYEVLDLKPNGKVASVEMVKYHHCGDEPLHALYDSVEKLFPGFEIETVKSNLRILFDNAVKKRLMTDRRIGCLLSGGLDSSLVAATLLKQLKEAQVQYPLQTFAIGMEDSPDLLAARKVANHIGSEHHEVLFNSEEGIQVLDEVIFSLETYDITTVRASVGMYLISKYIRKNTDSVVIFSGEGSDELTQGYIYFHKAPSPEKAEEESERLLRELYLFDVLRADRTTAAHGLELRVPFLDHRFSSYYLSLPPDMRVPKNGIEKHLLRETFEDSNLIPKEILWRPKEAFSDGITSVKNSWFRILQDYIEHQVDDAAMASAAQKFPINTPKTKEGYYYRQIFENHYPGRADWLPHYWMPRWTSATDPSARTLTHYKAAAKA; translated from the exons ATGTGCGGCATTTGGGCGCTCTTTGGCAGCGATGACTGCCTTTCTGTTCAGTGTCTGAGTGCTATGAAGATTGCACACAGGGGTCCGGATGCATTCCGTTTTGAAAATGTTAATGGGTACACCAATTGCTGCTTTGGATTTCACCGGTTGGCGGTGGTTGACCAGCTGTTTGGAATGCAGCCAATTCGAGTGAAGAAATATCCTTACTTGTGGCTCTGTTACAACGGTGAAATCTACAACCACAAGAAG TTGCAACACCATTTTGAATTTGAATACCAGACCAAAGTGGATGGTGAAATAATCCTTCAtctctatgacaaaggaggaatTGAACAAACAGTTTGTATGCTGGATGGAGTATTTGCGTTTATTTTGCTGGATACTGCCAATAAGAAAGTGTTCTTGGGCAGAGATACCTACGGAGTGCGACCTTTGTTTAAAGCCATGACGGAAGATGGGTTTTTGGCCGTGTGTTCAGAAGCTAAAG GACTTGTTAACTTGAAGCACTCCATGACTCCTTTTTTAAAAGTGGAGCCTTTTTCGCCAGGACATTATGAAGTTTTGGACTTAAAGCCAAATGGCAAAGTAGCATCGGTGGAAATGGTGAAATACCATCACTGTGGAGACGAGCCTCTGCACGCCCTGTATGACAGCGTGGAGAAGCTCTTCCCAG GTTTTGAGATAGAAACTGTGAAGAGCAACCTCCGGATTCTTTTCGACAATGCCGTTAAGAAACGTTTGATGACGGACAGAAGGATTGGCTGCCTTTTATCAG GTGGCTTGGATTCCAGTTTGGTTGCTGCCACTCTGTTGAAGCAGCTAAAAGAGGCCCAAGTACAGTACCCTCTCCAGACATTTGCAATTGGCATGGAAGACAGTCCCGATTTACTAGCTGCTAGAAAG GTGGCAAATCATATTGGGAGCGAACACCATGAAGTCCTCTTTAACTCTGAGGAAGGCATTCAGGTCCTGGATGAAGTCATATTTTCCTTGGAAACTTACGATATTACAACAGTCCGTGCTTCAGTAG GTATGTACTTAATTTCTAAGTACATTCGGAAGAACACAGATAGCGTGGTGATCTTCTCTGGAGAAGGTTCAGATGAACTTACGCAGggttatatatattttcacaaG GCTCCTTCCCCGGAGAAAGCTGAGGAGGAGAGTGAGCGGCTTCTAAGGGAACTCTACTTGTTTGATGTTCTCCGAGCAGATCGAACTACTGCTGCCCATGG CCTTGAATTGAGAGTCCCTTTCTTGGATCATCGCTTTTCTTCCTACTACTTGTCTCTGCCACCAGATATGAGAGTTCCCAAG AATGGGATAGAAAAGCATCTCCTGAGAGAGACATTTGAGGACTCCAATCTGATACCTAAAGAGATTCTCTGGCGACCAAAAGAAGCCTTCAGTGATGGAATAACCTCAGTTAAAAATTCCTGGTTTAGGATTTTACAGGACTATATTGAACATCAG GTTGATGATGCAGCAATGGCAAGCGCAGCCCAGAAATTTCCCATCAACACCCCCAAAACAAAAGAAGGCTATTACTACCGTCAGATCTTTGAAAACCACTACCCGGGCCGTGCCGACTGGCTGCCCCATTACTGGATGCCCAGGTGGACCAGCGCCACGGACCCTTCTGCCCGCACTCTGACCCATTACAAGGCCGCTGCCAAAGCTTAG
- the ASNS gene encoding asparagine synthetase [glutamine-hydrolyzing] isoform X1, which yields MRSPCAATRESPLCIERRACAGRCDEKKKAWGSRQTWLHSLDPQLLENPELHRTMCGIWALFGSDDCLSVQCLSAMKIAHRGPDAFRFENVNGYTNCCFGFHRLAVVDQLFGMQPIRVKKYPYLWLCYNGEIYNHKKLQHHFEFEYQTKVDGEIILHLYDKGGIEQTVCMLDGVFAFILLDTANKKVFLGRDTYGVRPLFKAMTEDGFLAVCSEAKGLVNLKHSMTPFLKVEPFSPGHYEVLDLKPNGKVASVEMVKYHHCGDEPLHALYDSVEKLFPGFEIETVKSNLRILFDNAVKKRLMTDRRIGCLLSGGLDSSLVAATLLKQLKEAQVQYPLQTFAIGMEDSPDLLAARKVANHIGSEHHEVLFNSEEGIQVLDEVIFSLETYDITTVRASVGMYLISKYIRKNTDSVVIFSGEGSDELTQGYIYFHKAPSPEKAEEESERLLRELYLFDVLRADRTTAAHGLELRVPFLDHRFSSYYLSLPPDMRVPKNGIEKHLLRETFEDSNLIPKEILWRPKEAFSDGITSVKNSWFRILQDYIEHQVDDAAMASAAQKFPINTPKTKEGYYYRQIFENHYPGRADWLPHYWMPRWTSATDPSARTLTHYKAAAKA from the exons GCAGatgtgatgaaaagaaaaaggccTGGGGATCCAGACAAACATGGCTTCACAGCCTGGATCCACAACTATTAG AGAACCCGGAGCTTCATCGCACCATGTGCGGCATTTGGGCGCTCTTTGGCAGCGATGACTGCCTTTCTGTTCAGTGTCTGAGTGCTATGAAGATTGCACACAGGGGTCCGGATGCATTCCGTTTTGAAAATGTTAATGGGTACACCAATTGCTGCTTTGGATTTCACCGGTTGGCGGTGGTTGACCAGCTGTTTGGAATGCAGCCAATTCGAGTGAAGAAATATCCTTACTTGTGGCTCTGTTACAACGGTGAAATCTACAACCACAAGAAG TTGCAACACCATTTTGAATTTGAATACCAGACCAAAGTGGATGGTGAAATAATCCTTCAtctctatgacaaaggaggaatTGAACAAACAGTTTGTATGCTGGATGGAGTATTTGCGTTTATTTTGCTGGATACTGCCAATAAGAAAGTGTTCTTGGGCAGAGATACCTACGGAGTGCGACCTTTGTTTAAAGCCATGACGGAAGATGGGTTTTTGGCCGTGTGTTCAGAAGCTAAAG GACTTGTTAACTTGAAGCACTCCATGACTCCTTTTTTAAAAGTGGAGCCTTTTTCGCCAGGACATTATGAAGTTTTGGACTTAAAGCCAAATGGCAAAGTAGCATCGGTGGAAATGGTGAAATACCATCACTGTGGAGACGAGCCTCTGCACGCCCTGTATGACAGCGTGGAGAAGCTCTTCCCAG GTTTTGAGATAGAAACTGTGAAGAGCAACCTCCGGATTCTTTTCGACAATGCCGTTAAGAAACGTTTGATGACGGACAGAAGGATTGGCTGCCTTTTATCAG GTGGCTTGGATTCCAGTTTGGTTGCTGCCACTCTGTTGAAGCAGCTAAAAGAGGCCCAAGTACAGTACCCTCTCCAGACATTTGCAATTGGCATGGAAGACAGTCCCGATTTACTAGCTGCTAGAAAG GTGGCAAATCATATTGGGAGCGAACACCATGAAGTCCTCTTTAACTCTGAGGAAGGCATTCAGGTCCTGGATGAAGTCATATTTTCCTTGGAAACTTACGATATTACAACAGTCCGTGCTTCAGTAG GTATGTACTTAATTTCTAAGTACATTCGGAAGAACACAGATAGCGTGGTGATCTTCTCTGGAGAAGGTTCAGATGAACTTACGCAGggttatatatattttcacaaG GCTCCTTCCCCGGAGAAAGCTGAGGAGGAGAGTGAGCGGCTTCTAAGGGAACTCTACTTGTTTGATGTTCTCCGAGCAGATCGAACTACTGCTGCCCATGG CCTTGAATTGAGAGTCCCTTTCTTGGATCATCGCTTTTCTTCCTACTACTTGTCTCTGCCACCAGATATGAGAGTTCCCAAG AATGGGATAGAAAAGCATCTCCTGAGAGAGACATTTGAGGACTCCAATCTGATACCTAAAGAGATTCTCTGGCGACCAAAAGAAGCCTTCAGTGATGGAATAACCTCAGTTAAAAATTCCTGGTTTAGGATTTTACAGGACTATATTGAACATCAG GTTGATGATGCAGCAATGGCAAGCGCAGCCCAGAAATTTCCCATCAACACCCCCAAAACAAAAGAAGGCTATTACTACCGTCAGATCTTTGAAAACCACTACCCGGGCCGTGCCGACTGGCTGCCCCATTACTGGATGCCCAGGTGGACCAGCGCCACGGACCCTTCTGCCCGCACTCTGACCCATTACAAGGCCGCTGCCAAAGCTTAG